DNA from Kitasatospora acidiphila:
GCCCGGCGCCTGACCCGGTGACCTGCTGTGATGTTCGTCCCCCGGCGCCCGGGCGGGCGCCGGGGGCGGCTACGGTGTGCGCATGCCCTTTGCCGCCCGCCTGCTCGCCACCGTCCGCACCCGGGCCCGCCACGCCACCGGGCGGGCCGTGCACCGGGGCTGGCGCTGGGTGCAGACCCGCGGCGCGGTCAGCAGCGCCAGCCCGGGCCCGTACCGGTTCGGCGAGTTGGGCGACGGCAGCACCCTGGCCTTCCCGACCGGCACCATATTCAACGAGAGCTCGATCAGGATCGGCCCGTTCTGCATCATCGGCGAGCGGGTCACCCTGTCGGCGGGGTTCCTGCCGGGCCTGGACCTCGGCCCGGAGCCGGTGATCACGATCGGCGGCGGCTGCGTGATCGGCCGGGGCAGCCATCTGGTGGGCCATCAGTCGATCGTCCTCGGTGACGACGTCTGGACCGGCCCCAACGTCTACATCAGCGACCAGGCCCACGAGTACCGGGACACCACGCTGCCGATCGGCAAGCAGTGGCCGCGCAACGAGCCGGTGGAGATCGGCTCCGGCAGCTGGATCGGCACCGGCGCGGTGATCCTGCCGGGCGCCC
Protein-coding regions in this window:
- a CDS encoding acyltransferase, translated to MPFAARLLATVRTRARHATGRAVHRGWRWVQTRGAVSSASPGPYRFGELGDGSTLAFPTGTIFNESSIRIGPFCIIGERVTLSAGFLPGLDLGPEPVITIGGGCVIGRGSHLVGHQSIVLGDDVWTGPNVYISDQAHEYRDTTLPIGKQWPRNEPVEIGSGSWIGTGAVILPGARLGRNVVVAAGSVVRGEIPDYSVVAGAPAKVVRSFSDVDGWQPPFRHAAPTPLPDGITAEQLRALVGWDLRPPTGA